In Passer domesticus isolate bPasDom1 chromosome 12, bPasDom1.hap1, whole genome shotgun sequence, the following proteins share a genomic window:
- the LOC135279481 gene encoding C-signal-like isoform X1, giving the protein MAAARTVLLTGSNRGIGLELVKQLLGSPRPPAWIFATCRDPEGPRAQELRDLASKHPNLVLVKLDVENPSAITEAAKVVEGKLNGMGLNLLINNAGIYTPTASLETVDAEDMVRTYKTNAVGPMLMAQAFLPLLKKAAQDSKEKGLSCSKAAIINISTILGSIKKTSDSFFHPVISYRCSKAALNMLTMCQALTYKQAGILCVALHPGWVKTDMGTQEADLTVDTSVRGLLAVLPILSEKHSGTLLNWEGKAIPW; this is encoded by the exons ATGGCGGCGGCGCGCACGGTGCTGCTGACCGGCTCCAACCGCGGCATCGGCCTGGAGCtggtgaagcagctgctgggctcgCCGCGACCCCCGGCCTGGATCTTCGCCACCTGCCGGGACCCCGAGGGGCCGCGGGCACAG GAGCTGAGAGATCTGGCATCCAAACACCCAAACCTGGTTCTTGTAAAGCTGG ATGTGGAAAACCCCTCGGCGATCACCGAGGCGGCGAAGGTGGTGGAGGGGAAGCTGAACGGGATGGGGCTGAACCTGCTGATAAACAACGCCGGCATCTACACGCCCACAGCCTCACTGGAGACTGTCGATGCTGAGGACATGGTCAGGACGTACAAGACCAATGCAGTGGGGCCAATGCTGATGGCCCAG GCCTTCCTGCCTCTGCTGAAGAAGGCTGCCCAGGACAGCAAAGAAAAGGGCCTGAGTTGCAGCAAGGCAGCCATCATCAACATCTCCACCATCTTAGGGTCCATCAAGAAAACATCTGATTCCTTCTTCCACCCTGTCATCTCCTACCGCTGCAGCAAG GCTGCCCTCAACATGCTGACCATGTGCCAGGCTCTGACCTACAAGCAAGCTGGGATCCTGTGTGTGGCACTGCACCCTGGCTGGGTGAAAACAGATATGGGCACCCAGGAG GCTGACCTGACAGTGGACACGAGTGTGCGGGGgttgttggctgtgctgccaaTCCTTTCTGAGAAACACAGTGGGACTCTGCTCAACTGGGAAGGGAAAGCTATCCCCTGGTGA
- the LOC135279481 gene encoding C-signal-like isoform X2 yields MLHYELRDLASKHPNLVLVKLDVENPSAITEAAKVVEGKLNGMGLNLLINNAGIYTPTASLETVDAEDMVRTYKTNAVGPMLMAQAFLPLLKKAAQDSKEKGLSCSKAAIINISTILGSIKKTSDSFFHPVISYRCSKAALNMLTMCQALTYKQAGILCVALHPGWVKTDMGTQEADLTVDTSVRGLLAVLPILSEKHSGTLLNWEGKAIPW; encoded by the exons ATGCTCCACTAT GAGCTGAGAGATCTGGCATCCAAACACCCAAACCTGGTTCTTGTAAAGCTGG ATGTGGAAAACCCCTCGGCGATCACCGAGGCGGCGAAGGTGGTGGAGGGGAAGCTGAACGGGATGGGGCTGAACCTGCTGATAAACAACGCCGGCATCTACACGCCCACAGCCTCACTGGAGACTGTCGATGCTGAGGACATGGTCAGGACGTACAAGACCAATGCAGTGGGGCCAATGCTGATGGCCCAG GCCTTCCTGCCTCTGCTGAAGAAGGCTGCCCAGGACAGCAAAGAAAAGGGCCTGAGTTGCAGCAAGGCAGCCATCATCAACATCTCCACCATCTTAGGGTCCATCAAGAAAACATCTGATTCCTTCTTCCACCCTGTCATCTCCTACCGCTGCAGCAAG GCTGCCCTCAACATGCTGACCATGTGCCAGGCTCTGACCTACAAGCAAGCTGGGATCCTGTGTGTGGCACTGCACCCTGGCTGGGTGAAAACAGATATGGGCACCCAGGAG GCTGACCTGACAGTGGACACGAGTGTGCGGGGgttgttggctgtgctgccaaTCCTTTCTGAGAAACACAGTGGGACTCTGCTCAACTGGGAAGGGAAAGCTATCCCCTGGTGA